A genome region from Solanum pennellii chromosome 12, SPENNV200 includes the following:
- the LOC114075309 gene encoding uncharacterized protein LOC114075309 translates to MRFGKKGKLSPRYIGPFEVVERIGEVAYQLALPPGLSGVHPVFHISMLKKYHQGGDHVIQWDSLLLDQNLTFEEEPITILDWQIRKLRSKEIASVKVRWKHRPVEEATWETEADMRSKYPHLFERPGGKYFGGEGCQAGRIEVMVYMAVVVGGMVEVAMGIVVVVEEEVGVSSV, encoded by the exons atgagatttggaaagaagggcaagtTGAGTCCAAGGTACATTGGTCCTTTCGAGGTTGTGGAGCGTATTGGTGAGGTGGCATATCAGTTGGCTTTGCCACCTGGGTTGTCAGGTGTCCATcctgtatttcatatttcaatgcTTAAGAAGTATCATCAGGGTGGTGATCATGTGATTCAATGGGATTCACTGTTACTTGATCAGAATTTGACTTTTGAGGAAGAGCCGATCACCATTTTGGATTGGCAAATTCGGAAGCTAAGGTCCAAAGAGATTGCTTCAGTAAAGGTTCGGTGGAAGCATCGTCCAGTGGAGGAGGCTACATGGGAGACAGAGGCAGACATGAGGAGtaaatatcctcatctttttgagcgTCCAG GTGGGAAATATTTTGGTGGAGAAGGTTGTCAGGCAGGCCGTATAGAGGTGATGGTTTATATGGCGGTGGTGGTTGGAGGTATGGTGGAGGTGGCGATGGGTATAGTGGTAGTGGTAGAGGAGGAAGTGGGTGTTTCAAGTGTTTAG